CAGTTTGATCGCCATGTGCGCAAACTTCTCCTGAATCAGTTGGAAACGGCCGATCGTTTCGCCAAACTGCACGCGCTGATTGGCGTAGCGCGCCGCATCTTCAAAAGCGCACATTGCCGTACCGTAGTTGGTCAGCGCGACGAGGAAGCGTTCATGGTCAAACTCTTCTTTTACGCGGTTGAAACCATTACCTTCCCGACCGAACATGTCTTTCTCGTCCAGTTCAACGTCGTCAAAGGTGATTTCACAGCAGCTATCCATGCGCAGACCGAGTTTCTCCAGCTTGTTGACCTTGATACCCGCTTTGCTCATGTCAACGAACCACTCGGTGTAAACAGGTTTATCCGGCGATGCACCATCTCTCGCCATCACCACGATGTACGGGGTATAGGCGCTGCTGGTGATAAAGCACTTACTGCCATTAAGATAAACCTTACCATTTTTGCGTGTATAAGTGGTTTTCAGGCTGCCAACATCCGATCCCGCTCCCGGTTCGGTGATGGCAGAGTTCCACATCTGCTTACCGGTGCCCTGGAATGCCATAATTTTGTCAATCTGCTCCTGGGTCCCTTCACGCAGGAACGTGTTAAAACCGCCCGGCAATTGGTACAACACGTAAGTCGGTGCACCAAGACGACCCAGTTCCATCCAGACAGCGGCGACGGTGACAAAACCCGCTTCCAGTCCACCGTGTTCTTCCGGAATCAACAGGCTATCGATGCCCATATCCGCCAGCGCTTTTACAAAGCGCTCAGGGTAGACGCTGTCGCGATCGCACTCGGCAAAATAAGCTTCCCAGTTCTCACTGGCCATCAGTTCACGAATACCGGCGACAAACAGTTCCTGCTCGTCATTTAAGTTGAAATCCATCTTTCAGCCTCTTGATCAATTGGGTTAATTAGAATTACTTGTCTTTCCAGTGCACTTTGGCGTCTTTAATAAAGGACAGCGTCACCATGATGTTGACGAAGAACAGCGGACATCCTCCGGCGATAATCGCGGTCTGTATCGGCTTCAGCCCGCCCAGTGCCAGCAGAACGATACCGATGATGCCGACCAGAACGGACCAGCCGATACGCACTAACAGCGGCGGTTCTTCACCATCGCGAACTTCGCGACAGGTGGACATCGCCAGGGTGTAAGAGCAGGCGTTAATCAGCGTTACGGTGGCTATAAAGCAGAGGATGAAGAAGCCCCATATGGTGGCGGTGCTGAGCGGTAAAGCAGCCCAGGTTTCGATAATGGCGCGCGCCACGCCATGTTGTTCAATCAACTGCGGGATGTTGAGAATGTTTTTATCCATCAGCAGCAGCGTGTTGCTGCCAAGGACGGTCCACAGGATCCAGGTGGAAGCGGTCAGGCCCAGCACCATTCCGAAGCACAGTTCACGTACGGTACGACCGCGAGAAATACGCGCCAGGAAGATACTCATCTGGATGGCGTAGATGACCCACCACGCCCAGTAGAAGACGGTCCAGCCCTGCGGGAAACCGCCTTTGCCGATGGCATCGGTGTAGAACAGCATGCGCGGCAGATACATCAGCAGCATGCCTACCGAGTCGGTGAAGTAGTTCATGATGAAGCTGGCGCCGCTGACGATAAACACCCAGCCCAGCATCAGGAAGCTCAGGTAGCTACGCACGTCGCTGGCGATCTTGACCCCTTTTTGCAGACCGCAGGCCACGCAAATGGCGTTCAATATGATCCAGCAGGTAATGATGATGGCGTCGAGTTGCAGCGTGTGCGGAATACCGAACAGATACTGCATACACTCGGTTACCAGTGGGGTAGCCAGACCGAGGCTGGTACCCATCGCGAAAATCAGCGCCACCAGATAGAAGTTATCGACGATGGTACCGAACAACCCTTTCGCATGCTTTTCGCCCACTAGCGGTACCAGCGTGGAGCTGGGGCGGATGACGTCCATTTTGCGAACAAAGAAGAAGTAGGCGAAGGCCACAGAAAGGAAGCTATAGGTTGCCCACGGCAGCGGTCCCCAGTGGAACAGGCTGTATGCCAGACCCAGCTCCTTCGCGCCCGTGGAGTTAGGGGCGAGCGCAAACGGCGGGGTGGAGATGTAGTAGTAAATCTCGATGGAACCCCAGAACAGTACCGCGGCGGATGTACAGGAAGCGAACATCATAAAAATCCAGCTGGCGGTACTAAACTCGGGTTTTTCGTCACCTAATTTCTTTTTCGAATACGGGCCAAAGACCAACCAGAACCAGCCGAAAAGCATGACGACCATATACCATTCAAATGCCCAACCCCAGACGTTGGTGACATAACTGAATACCGCATTAATAACTACGTTAGCCGCATCCAGATCTCTTACTGTTAGCCAACAAAGTATTCCGACTATTATTAATGGCGGAAAAAAAACCTTCGGTTCAATTCCCGATTTTCTCTTTTCATTTTTCATAAGTGAATTCCAGTGTGAAAACGAAATTTATTTAGCGTACCCGTGCATGATCGTTTGTTTATTTATTATTAATGATTTGTTGATAACTTTTTAACCTCTGGGAGCGCCTCAGTGAGTAACTCATAATGGGTATTCATTTCCGGTGATTCTGTTATCTGTATCACACTTTTTTATGCTGGTTATTTTGCGGGTAATTTCGGTTTTTTATTTTATTAATCATATTGTTAGTGTTGGTTTTTTAACTTTTTTAAGTGACTGACGTTCAATATTGTTGAGCCAGCAAACAATATTGAAAATTTTCCTGTTTGACATGTTTCTTTCAATATTGGTGAGGCATGTAACACTATTGAAAGTTACGAATTTCAATGTGTGACATTTTCAATATTGGTGATTAATGTTTTATTTCCGAATTAAAGAGCGTGATATCTGTATTTAACACCGCCGATATAAATACGTTTCCTTCATGATTTCTGGAGATGCAATGAAGATAATTACTTGCTACAAATGCGTACCTGATGAACAGGATATTGCGATTAATAATGCTGATGGTTCACTCGATTTCAGTAAAGCGGATGGCAAAATCAGCCAATATGATCTGAATGCGATCGAAGCCGCTTGTCAGTTGAAACAGCTGTTGGGAGACGCTCAGGTTGTCGCCATGAGCGTTGGTGGCAAAGCGCTGACCAATGCAAAAGGGCGAAAAGATGTACTCTCCCGTGGCCCGGATGAACTGATTGTTGTTATCGACGATCAATTCGAGCAGGCGCTGCCGCAACAAACAGCCAGTGCGTTGGCTGCTGCGGCGCAAAAATCAGGTTTCGATCTGCTTATTTGCGGTGACGGTTCTTCCGATCTTTATGCTCAGCAGGTTGGTCTGCTGGTGGGCGAAGCGCTGAATATTCCGGCGGTTAACGGCGTGAGTAAAATCCTCTCTCTTACCGACAGTACCGTGACGGTAGAGCGTGAACTGGAAGATGAAGTCGAAACGCTGAGCATCCCGCTCCCGGCGGCGATTGCGGTTTCAACGGACATCAACACCCCACAAATCCCTTCCATGAAAGCCATTCTTGGCGCGGCGAAAAAACCGGTTCAGGTCTGGTCGCCTGCAGACATTGGGCTGAATAGCGCACAGGCGTATTCCCAACAACAGGTTGCTGCGCCGAAGCAGCGCGAGCGTCAGCGCGTTGTGATTGAAGGTGACGGTGAAGAACAGATTGCCGCGTTTGTCGAGAATCTTCGCAAAATCATTTAATTATCAGGGGATGTTATGAACAAATTTTCCAGTATCTGGGTATTCAGCGATACCCCTTCTCGTCTGCCGGAACTGATGAATGGTGCGCAGGCTTTAGGTGAAAAAGTTAATACGTTTGTGCTCAGCGATGAGGATGGCGCGGTGGCATGCCATTTAGGTGCGGATCATGTCTGGCTGCTCAGCGGTAAGCCTGAAGACCGTATGGTCGAAGACTACGCCGACGTGATGGCTGAGACTATTCGTCAGCACAGCGAGGGCGGTGCGGTACTGCTGCCGAATACGCGTCGGGGCAAGCTGTTGGCGGCAAAGCTGGGCTTTCGCTTGTCGGCTGCGGTCTCCAACGATGCCAGCGCAGTCGCGGTGGAGGACGGAAAAGCAGCGGTCAAACATATGGTCTACGGCGGCCTGGCTATGGGGGCAGAAACAATCGCTTCGCCGTTTGCCGTGATCACGCTCAGCAGCGGAACATTTGACGCGCAGCAACCGGATACCGCCCGCAGCGGCGAGGTGCATACCGTCCAGTGGCAGGCTCCGGCTATTGCCGTGACCCGCACGGCTACTCAGGCGCGTCAGAGCAATAGCGTTGATCTCGACAAAGCCCGCCTGGTGGTCAGCGTGGGACGCGGTATCGGCAGTAAAGAAAATATCTCTCTGGCCGAAGCGCTGTGCCAA
The Citrobacter arsenatis DNA segment above includes these coding regions:
- a CDS encoding electron transfer flavoprotein FixA, with protein sequence MKIITCYKCVPDEQDIAINNADGSLDFSKADGKISQYDLNAIEAACQLKQLLGDAQVVAMSVGGKALTNAKGRKDVLSRGPDELIVVIDDQFEQALPQQTASALAAAAQKSGFDLLICGDGSSDLYAQQVGLLVGEALNIPAVNGVSKILSLTDSTVTVERELEDEVETLSIPLPAAIAVSTDINTPQIPSMKAILGAAKKPVQVWSPADIGLNSAQAYSQQQVAAPKQRERQRVVIEGDGEEQIAAFVENLRKII
- a CDS encoding electron transfer flavoprotein subunit alpha/FixB family protein, whose translation is MNKFSSIWVFSDTPSRLPELMNGAQALGEKVNTFVLSDEDGAVACHLGADHVWLLSGKPEDRMVEDYADVMAETIRQHSEGGAVLLPNTRRGKLLAAKLGFRLSAAVSNDASAVAVEDGKAAVKHMVYGGLAMGAETIASPFAVITLSSGTFDAQQPDTARSGEVHTVQWQAPAIAVTRTATQARQSNSVDLDKARLVVSVGRGIGSKENISLAEALCQTIGAELACSRPVAENEKWMEHERYVGISNLMLKPELYLAVGISGQIQHMVGANGAQTIFAINKDKNAPIFQYADYGIVGDALKILPALTAALAR
- the caiT gene encoding L-carnitine/gamma-butyrobetaine antiporter, yielding MKNEKRKSGIEPKVFFPPLIIVGILCWLTVRDLDAANVVINAVFSYVTNVWGWAFEWYMVVMLFGWFWLVFGPYSKKKLGDEKPEFSTASWIFMMFASCTSAAVLFWGSIEIYYYISTPPFALAPNSTGAKELGLAYSLFHWGPLPWATYSFLSVAFAYFFFVRKMDVIRPSSTLVPLVGEKHAKGLFGTIVDNFYLVALIFAMGTSLGLATPLVTECMQYLFGIPHTLQLDAIIITCWIILNAICVACGLQKGVKIASDVRSYLSFLMLGWVFIVSGASFIMNYFTDSVGMLLMYLPRMLFYTDAIGKGGFPQGWTVFYWAWWVIYAIQMSIFLARISRGRTVRELCFGMVLGLTASTWILWTVLGSNTLLLMDKNILNIPQLIEQHGVARAIIETWAALPLSTATIWGFFILCFIATVTLINACSYTLAMSTCREVRDGEEPPLLVRIGWSVLVGIIGIVLLALGGLKPIQTAIIAGGCPLFFVNIMVTLSFIKDAKVHWKDK
- the caiA gene encoding crotonobetainyl-CoA dehydrogenase, which produces MDFNLNDEQELFVAGIRELMASENWEAYFAECDRDSVYPERFVKALADMGIDSLLIPEEHGGLEAGFVTVAAVWMELGRLGAPTYVLYQLPGGFNTFLREGTQEQIDKIMAFQGTGKQMWNSAITEPGAGSDVGSLKTTYTRKNGKVYLNGSKCFITSSAYTPYIVVMARDGASPDKPVYTEWFVDMSKAGIKVNKLEKLGLRMDSCCEITFDDVELDEKDMFGREGNGFNRVKEEFDHERFLVALTNYGTAMCAFEDAARYANQRVQFGETIGRFQLIQEKFAHMAIKLNSMKNMLLEAAWKADNGTITSGDAAMCKYFCANAAFEVVDTAMQVLGGVGIAGNHRITRFWRDLRVDRVSGGSDEMQILTLGRAVLKQYR